A stretch of Myceligenerans xiligouense DNA encodes these proteins:
- a CDS encoding GNAT family N-acetyltransferase, whose protein sequence is MRTTLNSEYTMAEGLTDEQYGQWLDAWQGAFGSPPSGDPGLVSYFRGTHPPDRCLMISDERGPVATNTSVNRDFVLPGGGTVPLAGCTGGSCHQTLRRKGLMRATLDRLHDRAIEEDVPLAAGGVSEWPIYRRFGYGPATWYDSVEIDIHRAGFRDDAPGDAGNLTRLDGPEARSLAMSVYAQASSNTPGEVIPPDAAWDRLLLDPEDAGPESMMALGMPGGPLHRVGIEGRAFLSYRLLQDWTDQQAPRYTALVIDLIAADTEAEASLWRYLFSLDMVAEVHAWRVPQDSPLRWWVRDARWIRTVPKDGLWLRPLDIPRLLEARQWQGSHPGISLKIHDPQGYTTGTYRMEVVDGKARCDRTPGAVPDLVMEVGTLGSIYLGGTSAVGWARAGAIRCASPELPAQWDMLATPPRAPFISYWF, encoded by the coding sequence ATGCGCACCACCCTGAACTCCGAGTACACGATGGCCGAAGGGCTGACCGACGAGCAGTACGGCCAGTGGCTCGACGCCTGGCAGGGTGCCTTCGGCTCCCCGCCCAGCGGCGACCCCGGACTGGTCAGCTACTTCCGGGGCACGCATCCCCCGGACCGGTGCCTGATGATCAGCGACGAGCGCGGACCCGTGGCCACGAACACCTCGGTGAACCGGGACTTCGTGCTCCCCGGCGGCGGCACCGTCCCGCTGGCCGGGTGCACCGGCGGCTCGTGCCACCAGACGCTGCGCCGCAAGGGCTTGATGCGGGCGACCCTGGACCGCCTCCACGACCGTGCCATCGAGGAGGACGTACCACTGGCCGCTGGTGGCGTCTCCGAATGGCCCATCTACCGGCGGTTCGGCTACGGCCCGGCGACCTGGTACGACAGTGTCGAGATCGACATCCACCGCGCTGGGTTCCGAGACGACGCACCGGGCGACGCGGGCAACCTCACCCGGCTGGACGGCCCGGAGGCGCGGTCCCTGGCGATGTCGGTGTACGCACAGGCGTCGTCGAACACCCCTGGCGAGGTCATCCCCCCGGATGCGGCCTGGGACCGGCTCCTGCTCGACCCGGAGGACGCCGGCCCCGAGTCGATGATGGCGCTCGGCATGCCCGGCGGCCCCCTCCACCGCGTGGGGATCGAGGGCCGTGCCTTCCTTTCCTACCGTCTGCTCCAGGACTGGACCGACCAGCAGGCGCCGCGCTACACGGCGCTCGTGATCGACCTCATCGCCGCCGACACCGAGGCGGAGGCCTCGCTGTGGCGCTACCTCTTCTCCCTCGACATGGTCGCCGAGGTGCACGCCTGGCGGGTACCGCAGGACAGCCCGCTGCGCTGGTGGGTGAGAGACGCCCGGTGGATCCGCACGGTCCCGAAGGACGGGCTCTGGCTGCGGCCGCTCGACATCCCTCGTCTGCTCGAGGCTCGCCAATGGCAGGGCTCGCACCCCGGGATCTCCCTCAAGATCCACGACCCGCAGGGCTACACCACCGGCACGTACCGGATGGAGGTCGTCGACGGGAAGGCCCGGTGCGACCGGACACCGGGAGCCGTGCCCGACCTCGTGATGGAGGTGGGCACCCTGGGATCGATCTATCTCGGCGGCACGAGCGCCGTCGGATGGGCTCGCGCCGGTGCGATCCGCTGCGCGTCCCCGGAACTGCCCGCCCAGTGGGACATGCTGGCGACTCCGCCCCGTGCCCCCTTCATCAGCTACTGGTTCTGA
- a CDS encoding condensation domain-containing protein gives MTTFPFTFEQNFLRGQHETDGSVAGFGQRPISSGAVRIRGPLDPSRLTAAIQRAVGLHPQTRAAVQPDGQAIHATATVPLGQHELALDEDTPGGRDRSAEEFVASCEANPFSERDFPPLRADLGRFDDDDAVLVLVGFLPLIDVWSIEVLLRDITRLYAGEEITAPPSYSDYAAQQDGVSNGSAWAERLSGTEAYVLESDRPAAEHPSGTTRVHRFQIDTRTSGGLDRIAEETRSSGYMVLLAAHTIELARSTGRRQGLVWMLTAGPGRRDDKWADTVGYFANMCPLPVDLAGCSTFRDAVLAVRGAALRSLTHEIPFVELLAVAGPQLAGLERPGMVVPGFAMFQSPAGAQMADAEGVRFDSIHRTRSQDAGPGIPDDAILWTIERGSDGAIYYALSSSVDRWAAPSVRAMAEGFTQSLDALVAAPDQPIDL, from the coding sequence ATGACAACCTTCCCGTTCACCTTCGAGCAGAACTTTCTCCGCGGCCAGCACGAGACCGACGGGAGCGTCGCCGGGTTCGGGCAGCGCCCGATCTCCAGCGGCGCGGTGCGGATCCGGGGCCCCCTCGACCCGTCCCGCCTCACCGCCGCGATCCAGCGCGCCGTCGGCCTCCACCCTCAGACGCGGGCCGCCGTCCAGCCGGACGGCCAGGCGATCCACGCCACGGCCACCGTCCCGCTCGGACAGCACGAGCTCGCCCTGGACGAGGACACCCCGGGCGGCCGGGACCGTTCGGCCGAGGAGTTCGTGGCCTCCTGCGAGGCGAACCCCTTCTCCGAGCGGGACTTCCCTCCGCTGCGCGCCGACCTGGGCCGGTTCGACGACGACGACGCCGTGCTCGTCCTCGTCGGCTTCCTGCCCCTCATCGACGTGTGGTCGATCGAGGTGCTGCTGCGCGACATCACCCGGCTGTACGCGGGCGAGGAGATCACCGCTCCCCCCTCCTACTCCGACTACGCGGCGCAGCAGGACGGGGTCTCGAACGGTTCCGCCTGGGCCGAGCGTCTCTCCGGTACCGAGGCGTACGTCCTGGAGTCCGACCGTCCGGCGGCCGAGCACCCGAGCGGGACGACGCGCGTCCACCGGTTCCAGATCGACACGCGGACCTCCGGCGGCTTGGACCGGATCGCCGAGGAGACCCGGTCGTCCGGCTACATGGTGTTGCTCGCCGCCCACACGATCGAGCTCGCCCGGAGCACCGGACGCCGCCAGGGACTGGTCTGGATGCTGACGGCCGGCCCCGGCCGCCGCGACGACAAGTGGGCCGACACCGTCGGCTACTTCGCGAACATGTGCCCGCTTCCTGTCGACCTCGCGGGCTGTTCCACCTTCCGCGACGCCGTCCTCGCGGTCCGTGGCGCGGCACTGCGGTCACTGACCCACGAGATCCCGTTCGTGGAGCTCCTGGCGGTCGCCGGCCCGCAGCTCGCCGGGCTGGAACGCCCCGGCATGGTGGTGCCGGGGTTCGCAATGTTCCAGAGCCCGGCCGGTGCCCAGATGGCCGACGCCGAAGGAGTCCGCTTCGACAGCATCCATCGGACCCGTTCCCAGGATGCCGGCCCGGGCATTCCGGACGACGCGATCCTGTGGACCATCGAGCGCGGGTCCGACGGCGCCATCTACTACGCCCTCAGCTCGAGCGTGGACCGCTGGGCCGCGCCCTCCGTCCGTGCCATGGCGGAGGGGTTCACCCAGTCCCTCGACGCCCTGGTCGCAGCACCCGATCAGCCCATCGACCTCTGA
- a CDS encoding acyl carrier protein → MTTHDVSKMDSTVTDDLAAAVGESWAEVLGVAPGTPGTFLSLGGHSIAANRLRSRLARLGVTVTLTDLFDDPSLEDLLHTLRGRADTATDDQDEVSR, encoded by the coding sequence GTGACCACCCATGACGTGTCCAAGATGGACAGCACCGTGACCGACGACCTCGCCGCCGCCGTCGGTGAGTCCTGGGCCGAGGTGCTCGGCGTCGCACCGGGGACTCCGGGAACGTTCCTGTCGCTCGGCGGGCACTCGATCGCCGCCAACCGGCTCAGGTCCCGCCTGGCCCGCCTGGGGGTCACGGTGACCCTCACGGACCTGTTCGACGACCCCAGCCTCGAGGACCTGCTGCACACGCTCAGGGGGCGCGCCGATACCGCGACCGACGACCAGGACGAGGTCAGCCGATGA
- a CDS encoding nucleotide disphospho-sugar-binding domain-containing protein yields MRILFIAPPALRSHLYLQVPLVWALRGEGHEVAVAVHPDLEDARASIGLAGPTVGIDMLETLGRIDAHEPAHTQTDGPAPHQQDYAAADPRAELEYLNTHFLSQLCEPRLLADLVEFGRQWRPDLIVWDQLCYAGGALASILDVPHVRLLFGTDGIGQLVQASGAGYDAVHAWLDPHIERYGGRPAADRATGRFSIDTMPPWTWRPEGDYLPMRHLAYNGPSTWAPELFRRPERPLVLITLGLSHEQAGVAHASSTALLDGVAGLDADVIATVSDDPGTAVPPNVTLTRFVPLNAMLPHCAALVHQGGSGTFAAAYEAGTPQLVVPSTYWSDRWFGPVAQTRAIVDEGAGEFVADSDHLDAERLHRSLQRVLKDTTYADNAARLRTLYQAVPSPNATATRLAELAGTSS; encoded by the coding sequence ATGAGGATCCTGTTCATCGCACCACCGGCTCTTCGATCACACCTGTACCTCCAGGTCCCCCTCGTCTGGGCGCTCCGCGGCGAGGGCCACGAGGTCGCCGTCGCGGTCCATCCCGACCTGGAGGACGCCCGGGCCTCCATCGGTCTTGCCGGCCCCACGGTCGGCATCGACATGCTCGAGACCCTGGGGCGGATCGACGCGCACGAGCCCGCGCACACCCAGACCGACGGCCCTGCCCCGCACCAGCAGGACTACGCGGCCGCCGATCCGCGCGCCGAGCTGGAATACCTGAACACCCACTTCCTCTCCCAGCTCTGTGAGCCCCGGCTGCTCGCGGACCTGGTCGAGTTCGGCCGCCAGTGGCGGCCGGATCTCATCGTGTGGGATCAGCTCTGCTACGCCGGCGGTGCGCTCGCGTCGATCCTCGACGTCCCGCACGTGCGGCTCCTGTTCGGCACGGACGGCATCGGACAGCTCGTCCAGGCATCCGGTGCCGGCTACGACGCGGTCCATGCCTGGCTCGACCCCCACATCGAACGGTACGGCGGCCGCCCCGCCGCGGATCGGGCCACCGGCCGGTTCAGCATCGACACCATGCCGCCCTGGACGTGGCGGCCCGAGGGCGACTACCTGCCCATGCGACACCTCGCCTACAACGGCCCCAGTACCTGGGCACCCGAGCTGTTCCGGCGTCCGGAGCGCCCGCTCGTCCTGATCACCCTCGGGCTGTCGCACGAACAGGCCGGCGTCGCGCACGCATCCTCGACCGCGCTGCTCGACGGCGTCGCCGGCCTTGACGCCGATGTCATCGCCACCGTCTCCGACGATCCCGGGACGGCGGTGCCACCGAACGTGACCCTGACCAGGTTCGTCCCGCTCAACGCGATGCTCCCGCACTGTGCCGCCCTGGTGCACCAGGGCGGCAGCGGCACGTTCGCCGCCGCCTACGAGGCGGGAACCCCCCAGCTCGTCGTCCCCAGCACCTACTGGAGCGACCGCTGGTTCGGGCCTGTCGCCCAGACCCGCGCCATCGTCGACGAGGGCGCCGGCGAATTCGTGGCCGACTCCGACCACCTCGACGCGGAGCGGCTGCACCGGTCCTTGCAGCGCGTCCTGAAGGACACCACGTACGCGGACAACGCGGCGCGGCTTCGCACGCTGTACCAGGCGGTGCCCTCCCCCAACGCCACCGCGACGCGACTCGCGGAGCTCGCCGGCACGTCCTCGTAG
- a CDS encoding GyrI-like domain-containing protein, producing the protein MTVDPVITTRQASPYVGWRRTIHVDQFPEVADKIPVTLEWLEEHGVTVNGAPFFRYHVVRVPDHVDVSCCIPVEGESPVGPGMVADVLPAGRYAGVRHVGHPDGLVELTAQLVEWGTRTGRSWDVASDGSDDVWAGRVETYFSPPDVPIDQWETEVAIRLAD; encoded by the coding sequence GTGACCGTCGATCCCGTCATCACCACCCGGCAGGCCTCCCCCTACGTGGGCTGGCGCCGGACCATCCACGTGGACCAGTTCCCGGAGGTCGCCGACAAGATCCCCGTCACCCTGGAGTGGCTGGAGGAGCACGGTGTCACGGTCAACGGTGCGCCGTTCTTCCGGTACCACGTCGTCCGGGTCCCCGACCACGTCGACGTCTCCTGCTGCATCCCCGTCGAGGGAGAATCCCCGGTGGGGCCCGGAATGGTCGCGGACGTCCTGCCCGCCGGCCGGTACGCCGGCGTCCGCCACGTGGGCCACCCCGACGGTCTCGTGGAACTCACCGCGCAACTGGTCGAGTGGGGAACCCGCACGGGACGGTCCTGGGACGTGGCGTCCGACGGATCGGACGACGTCTGGGCCGGGCGGGTCGAGACCTACTTCTCGCCCCCGGACGTGCCGATCGACCAGTGGGAGACAGAAGTCGCCATCCGGCTCGCCGACTGA
- a CDS encoding ATP-binding cassette domain-containing protein produces the protein MPGDQPVGTIRVERSRVNNLRDVTVDIRKQTITVITGVSGSGKSSLAFGTITAESQRLMNDTYPAHVQSALPRYAQPDVDGMHGLTASMVVDQNPLPADSRATVASATDVYGLLRLLFARTCSPPLDDPRALSYSDPRGRCENCEGQGEAVDIDESKLVDETRSLNGGALTFPAFSVGSANWNFFASSGFFDNDLPIEQYTESKRELLLRGERQRIQVQNGSRTGTFNYEGLIPKFRRLFVEKTRRSVPAETKAALDAIMTRTTCPECHGSRLSAQARSYTVAGRNIVDCMTGTVDELSGFLTDVETTPEGRRVGPLISALRGRLDNIALLGLTYMGLDRRTQTLSGGEAQRLKLVRHLSSSLSDLTYIFDEPTSGLHAHDVTRLLDLFRSLRDRGNTVLIVEHDRAIIEAADEVIDLGPGAGEAGGTVVFQGSVEDLRGAGTPTADHLAAPVIMAEPAEVETSTLTFTGAHNVADGQVELPVQGLTVVTGVAGSGKSTLVMECLAPQLQKPVIVDQTVPRGHRRSNVATYLGIAEDIRKHFAQATNSSPALFSANSRGACPECEGLGSIFLDLAHLDPVSYTCPACEGHRFAPHVLEKRVDGRNISDVLQASVTAAQDFFGRGRIRKRLATMAEVGLDYLTLGQPVVSLSGGERQRLKVATRTATGGRTYILDEPTTGLHGTDVPRMLDALRHLVDQGNNVIVIEHDLSVALQADWLIDVGPEAGAGGGRILFTGPPAMALDHDTYTARHLRLALKEQPS, from the coding sequence ATGCCCGGTGACCAGCCAGTCGGCACCATCCGCGTCGAACGGAGCCGGGTCAACAACCTGCGCGACGTCACCGTGGACATCCGGAAGCAGACGATCACCGTCATCACCGGCGTGTCGGGGTCGGGCAAGTCCTCACTCGCCTTCGGCACCATCACGGCCGAGTCGCAGCGGCTGATGAACGACACCTACCCGGCGCACGTGCAGTCCGCCCTGCCCCGGTACGCACAGCCGGACGTCGACGGGATGCACGGGCTCACCGCCTCGATGGTGGTGGACCAGAACCCGCTGCCCGCCGACAGCCGCGCGACCGTCGCCAGCGCCACCGACGTCTACGGTCTGCTCCGGCTTCTCTTCGCGCGCACCTGTTCACCTCCGCTGGACGACCCCCGGGCGCTGTCCTACTCCGATCCGCGTGGCCGGTGCGAGAACTGCGAAGGCCAGGGCGAGGCCGTCGACATCGACGAGAGCAAGCTCGTCGACGAGACCCGCTCCCTCAACGGTGGCGCCCTCACCTTTCCGGCCTTCTCCGTGGGCTCCGCGAACTGGAACTTCTTCGCCAGTTCCGGCTTCTTCGACAACGACCTTCCCATCGAGCAGTACACCGAGTCGAAGCGGGAACTCCTGCTGCGCGGCGAGCGACAGCGCATCCAGGTGCAGAACGGTTCCCGTACCGGCACCTTCAACTACGAGGGACTGATCCCGAAGTTCCGGCGCCTCTTCGTCGAGAAGACGCGCCGGAGCGTCCCCGCGGAGACCAAGGCAGCCCTCGACGCGATCATGACCCGCACGACGTGCCCGGAATGCCACGGCAGCCGCCTCAGCGCGCAGGCCAGGTCCTACACGGTGGCCGGCCGCAACATCGTGGACTGCATGACCGGAACCGTCGACGAGCTCTCCGGGTTCCTCACCGACGTCGAGACCACCCCGGAAGGGCGGCGCGTGGGCCCGCTGATCTCCGCGCTGCGCGGCCGGCTCGACAACATCGCCCTCCTCGGCCTGACCTACATGGGTCTCGACCGCAGGACCCAGACCCTCTCCGGCGGCGAGGCCCAGCGGCTCAAGCTGGTCCGGCACCTCAGCTCGTCGCTCTCCGACCTCACGTACATCTTCGACGAGCCCACCAGCGGCCTCCACGCCCACGACGTCACCCGGCTGCTGGACCTCTTCCGGTCGCTGCGGGACCGCGGGAACACCGTGCTGATCGTCGAGCACGACCGAGCGATCATCGAGGCAGCCGACGAGGTCATCGACCTCGGCCCAGGAGCCGGCGAGGCCGGGGGGACCGTCGTCTTCCAGGGCTCCGTGGAGGACCTCCGCGGAGCGGGCACCCCGACCGCCGACCACCTCGCGGCTCCGGTGATCATGGCCGAGCCCGCGGAGGTCGAGACCAGCACGCTGACCTTCACCGGCGCCCACAACGTCGCCGACGGGCAGGTGGAGCTTCCCGTCCAGGGCCTGACCGTCGTGACCGGCGTCGCCGGAAGCGGCAAGTCGACCCTCGTCATGGAATGCCTCGCGCCGCAGCTCCAGAAACCGGTCATCGTCGACCAGACCGTCCCCCGCGGGCACCGTCGGTCGAACGTCGCCACCTACCTGGGTATCGCCGAGGACATCCGGAAGCACTTCGCGCAGGCCACCAACTCCAGTCCGGCCCTGTTCAGCGCCAATTCCCGGGGGGCCTGCCCCGAGTGCGAGGGTCTGGGGTCCATCTTCCTCGACCTGGCACACCTCGACCCGGTCAGCTACACCTGCCCTGCGTGCGAGGGGCACCGGTTCGCGCCCCATGTGCTGGAGAAGCGGGTGGACGGCCGCAACATCAGCGACGTCCTCCAGGCATCGGTCACGGCGGCACAGGACTTCTTCGGCCGCGGGCGGATCCGCAAGCGCCTGGCCACGATGGCTGAGGTCGGCCTCGACTACCTGACCCTCGGGCAGCCGGTCGTCAGCCTCTCCGGAGGCGAGCGGCAACGACTCAAGGTCGCGACACGGACCGCCACCGGTGGGCGGACCTACATTCTCGACGAGCCGACCACGGGCCTCCACGGCACGGATGTCCCTCGCATGCTCGACGCCCTGCGCCACCTCGTGGACCAGGGCAACAACGTGATCGTGATCGAGCACGACCTGAGCGTCGCCCTCCAGGCCGACTGGCTGATCGACGTCGGTCCGGAAGCCGGCGCCGGCGGCGGACGGATCCTCTTCACCGGCCCGCCGGCGATGGCCCTCGACCACGACACGTACACCGCTCGCCACTTGCGTCTAGCACTGAAGGAGCAACCCTCGTGA
- a CDS encoding acyl-CoA dehydrogenase family protein, translated as MTDVATTQSPTLGHDLLEVVRAHTPWQEENRRTHPEVLEALHADGHFAMRVPARHGGLELSHRDVLERIAALSKADGATGWVVAVSAITSWMVSTLPDEVQDEVFADGPVQTCGTLSPGGQVTADGDDYLLNGRWQFISGAPSSAWQTVIAVVETPQGPMPVLGAVPIGDLELVDDWHTSGLRGSGSFTTVAQDVRVPRRNFVPLPAMLAEQYASERNSATPVFSTPLVPTAAALSVGVAVGLAEAGLAAFLDRLPGRKITYTAYDDQAEAPVTHLALGESSMLVDESRYQAQRLADMLDDTRSWDAGARVLARACLGRACELAHNSADVLNANSGGSSIYDDVPIQRIARDLHAMRMHALIHPVTNRELLGRVLAGLAPHTQYL; from the coding sequence ATGACCGATGTCGCCACCACCCAGAGCCCCACCCTCGGCCACGACCTCCTGGAGGTCGTCCGTGCCCACACCCCGTGGCAGGAGGAGAACCGTCGTACGCACCCCGAGGTGCTCGAAGCGCTCCACGCCGACGGGCACTTCGCGATGCGCGTACCCGCCCGCCACGGCGGCCTCGAACTGAGCCATCGTGACGTGCTGGAGCGGATCGCCGCCCTCTCGAAGGCCGACGGGGCCACCGGGTGGGTCGTCGCGGTCTCGGCCATCACGTCGTGGATGGTCTCCACGCTGCCCGATGAGGTCCAGGACGAGGTGTTCGCCGACGGGCCGGTCCAGACCTGCGGGACCCTCAGCCCCGGTGGGCAGGTCACCGCAGACGGCGACGACTACCTGCTCAACGGCAGGTGGCAGTTCATCAGCGGTGCGCCCAGCAGCGCGTGGCAGACGGTCATCGCGGTCGTCGAGACCCCGCAGGGACCGATGCCCGTCCTGGGCGCGGTCCCGATCGGTGATCTCGAACTCGTCGACGACTGGCACACCTCCGGCCTCCGCGGCAGCGGGAGCTTCACCACCGTCGCTCAGGACGTGCGCGTCCCCCGGCGCAACTTCGTCCCCCTGCCGGCCATGCTCGCCGAGCAGTACGCCTCTGAGAGGAACTCCGCCACCCCGGTCTTCAGCACCCCCCTGGTCCCGACCGCCGCCGCCCTGTCGGTGGGCGTCGCCGTCGGGCTCGCCGAGGCCGGGCTGGCCGCGTTCCTCGACCGCCTGCCCGGCCGCAAGATCACGTACACCGCCTACGACGACCAGGCGGAGGCACCTGTCACCCACCTGGCTCTGGGCGAGAGCTCGATGCTCGTCGACGAGAGCCGTTACCAGGCCCAGCGCCTCGCGGACATGCTGGACGACACCCGGTCCTGGGACGCGGGGGCCCGTGTCCTGGCCCGCGCCTGCCTGGGCCGCGCGTGCGAACTCGCCCACAACAGTGCCGACGTGCTCAACGCCAACAGCGGCGGTTCGTCGATCTACGACGACGTCCCTATCCAGCGGATCGCCCGGGACCTGCACGCCATGCGCATGCACGCCCTCATCCACCCCGTCACCAACCGCGAACTCCTCGGCCGCGTCCTGGCAGGCCTCGCGCCCCACACCCAATACCTCTGA
- a CDS encoding SgcJ/EcaC family oxidoreductase, whose amino-acid sequence MQVDQLPGTAAPGPEDIAAVTEIPQRIMAAWAAQDGVQFADVFTESGIMVLPGQCVKGRGEIARFMSGAFQGPYRGTQVTGTPFNIAVLSDTVMVVHTLGGVLGHGESEVSDARAVRAIWTVVKADGTWQLAHYQNTPRDTP is encoded by the coding sequence ATGCAGGTTGATCAGCTGCCGGGCACGGCGGCACCCGGCCCCGAAGACATCGCAGCCGTCACGGAGATACCCCAGCGCATCATGGCGGCATGGGCAGCCCAGGACGGCGTGCAGTTCGCCGACGTCTTCACCGAGAGCGGGATCATGGTGCTCCCCGGCCAGTGCGTGAAGGGCCGTGGGGAGATCGCCCGGTTCATGAGCGGCGCGTTCCAGGGCCCTTACCGTGGCACACAGGTCACGGGAACCCCGTTCAACATCGCGGTGCTCAGTGACACCGTCATGGTCGTTCACACCCTGGGCGGGGTGCTCGGGCACGGCGAGTCGGAGGTGAGCGACGCCAGGGCGGTGCGTGCCATCTGGACGGTGGTGAAGGCCGACGGGACCTGGCAACTGGCCCACTACCAGAACACGCCGAGGGACACACCGTGA
- a CDS encoding FAD-dependent oxidoreductase: MSRRALVLGGSIAGLLTARALADHFDEVVIVERDDVVGVRGVRRGVPQGAHVHGLLARGQQALEEYFPGFTREARRAGVPTADLGELRWFFNGKRLAPAETGLTCVSADRPVLEHLVRERVRALPGVILREGQEVSSLVFDDTRRTVLGAMVAPRGTDRREMVQADVVVDALGRGSPVARWVHDAGYGRPEEETVKIDLSYTSRHYEFDDESVLRGDLSINPVSCPQFPRGAFFSRVQDGGSLVSLTGVMGDHPATDEEGFLAWARSMEVPDVYEVMEAGRPVDDPVQFRFPKSVRRRFDRMSDFPAHLLIVGDAMCSFNPVYGQGMTVAALESELIGELAGKGEIESGEYFARAAQLLDGPWAASTGGDHAFLGTELPEEVRQANAFIAQVHEAATHDPVVTRAFMRVAGLVDPPEALMSAEISERVLAPNPIGLP; encoded by the coding sequence GTGAGCCGCCGGGCACTCGTCCTGGGGGGCAGCATCGCGGGGTTGCTGACGGCTCGCGCGCTGGCCGATCACTTCGACGAGGTGGTGATCGTGGAGCGGGACGACGTCGTCGGCGTGCGCGGCGTCCGCAGGGGCGTTCCCCAGGGAGCTCACGTGCACGGCCTGCTCGCCCGGGGCCAGCAGGCCCTCGAGGAGTACTTCCCGGGATTCACCCGTGAGGCACGACGAGCGGGAGTGCCGACCGCGGACCTCGGCGAGCTGCGCTGGTTCTTCAACGGGAAGCGCCTGGCCCCGGCCGAGACCGGGCTCACGTGCGTCTCCGCGGATCGGCCGGTCCTCGAACATCTCGTCCGCGAGCGCGTCCGGGCGCTGCCGGGTGTGATCCTCCGCGAGGGCCAGGAGGTGTCGTCCCTGGTTTTCGATGACACCCGGCGGACGGTGCTGGGTGCCATGGTGGCACCGCGCGGCACCGATCGTCGCGAGATGGTCCAGGCCGACGTCGTCGTTGATGCCCTGGGCCGCGGATCACCCGTGGCCCGCTGGGTGCACGACGCCGGATACGGCCGTCCGGAGGAGGAGACGGTCAAGATCGACCTCTCCTACACCAGCCGGCACTACGAGTTCGACGACGAGTCGGTGCTGCGTGGCGACCTGTCGATCAACCCCGTCTCGTGCCCGCAGTTTCCGCGTGGCGCCTTCTTCTCGCGAGTCCAGGACGGGGGCTCGCTGGTCTCCCTGACGGGGGTGATGGGTGACCACCCGGCGACGGACGAGGAGGGCTTCCTGGCCTGGGCACGTTCGATGGAGGTGCCCGACGTGTACGAGGTGATGGAGGCGGGGCGTCCGGTCGACGACCCCGTGCAGTTCCGGTTCCCGAAGAGCGTCCGGCGGCGCTTCGACCGGATGAGCGACTTCCCGGCGCACCTGCTGATCGTCGGTGACGCGATGTGCAGCTTCAACCCGGTGTACGGGCAGGGCATGACCGTCGCGGCGCTGGAGTCCGAGCTGATCGGGGAGCTGGCCGGCAAGGGCGAGATCGAGAGCGGTGAGTACTTCGCCCGGGCCGCGCAGCTGCTCGACGGCCCATGGGCCGCGTCGACCGGCGGGGACCACGCCTTCCTCGGCACGGAACTGCCCGAGGAGGTCCGCCAGGCGAATGCCTTCATCGCTCAGGTCCACGAGGCAGCTACGCACGACCCGGTCGTGACGCGCGCGTTCATGCGCGTGGCGGGACTGGTCGACCCCCCGGAGGCGCTGATGTCCGCCGAGATCTCCGAGCGCGTCCTCGCGCCGAACCCGATTGGACTGCCATGA